Proteins from a genomic interval of Chanos chanos chromosome 3, fChaCha1.1, whole genome shotgun sequence:
- the otud3 gene encoding OTU domain-containing protein 3 isoform X2, whose translation MSRKQTGKPVRGNRKYDLERKRDERAARRALAKDRKNRPRGEDEGEEFVSFSNQLQALGLKLREIPGDGNCLFRALGDQLEGHSQNHLRLRQETVQYMMSHRQDFEPFVEDDVPFTQHLSNLSQPGTFAGNDAIVAFARSHQLKVVIHQLNAPLWEINGAEKPLCRELHIAYRYGDHYDSVRHIGDNSESPAHLRIENLNNSRQLGDGQRERQRAPSLSQLPSEDEEVILSSFLNSNSNSQGENLCQSSATSHAEWLEPELRNQSSNVLCDSRTETRPLCQGMPTECSVNLSPPEGSTSHKPRISNKQRKEQQRLEKKKRQEERHRQKVLQGKTSHDQNQNLPEPVTLVPALNTLSI comes from the exons ATGTCaaggaaacagacagggaaGCCAGTGCGTGGGAACAGAAAATATGATTTGGAGAGGAAGCGGGATGAGCGGGCTGCCCGCAGGGCACTGGCCAAAGACCGGAAGAATCGTCCGCGAGGAGAGGATGAAGGAGAGGAATTTGTCAGCTTCTCTAATCAGCTCCAGGCTCTTGGACTTAAATTAAGGGAGATTCCTGGAGAtgg GAACTGTTTGTTCCGTGCCCTTGGAGACCAACTGGAGGGACATTCCCAGAATCACCTACGTCTGCGTCAGGAAACTGTTCAGTACATGatgtcacacagacaggactTTGAGCCTTTTGTGGAAGACGACGTACCCTTCACACAGCATT TGTCAAACCTCTCACAGCCAGGCACGTTTGCTGGCAACGATGCGATTGTGGCCTTCGCACGAAGTCATCAGCTCAAAGTAGTTATCCATCAGCTGAATGCTCCACTATGGGAG ATAAATGGCGCGGAGAAGCCTCTTTGTCGAGAACTTCACATTGCATATCGCTATGGTGATCACTATGACAGCGTCCGGCATATCGGTGATAATTCTGAGAGCCCAGCACATTTACGCATTGAG AATCTGAATAATTCAAGACAGTTGGGTgatggtcagagagagagacagagagccccctccctctctcagttgCCCTCTGAGGATGAAGAAGTGATCTTAAGCTCCTTCCTGAACAGTAACTCCAACA GTCAAGGAGAGAATCTGTGTCAATCAAGTGCCACATCACATGCTGAATGGCTTGAGCCTGAGCTTAGGAACCAGTCATCTAATGTTCTCTGTGACTCAAGAACAGAGACACGCCCTCTGTGTCAAGGAATGCCAACAGAATGTAGTGTCAATCTTTCTCCACCAGAAGGCAGTACATCACACAAACCCAGG atttcaaacaaacaaaggaaagagcAGCAGcgtttggaaaaaaagaagagacaggaggagagacacagacaaaaggtCCTTCAGGGTAAAACATCACATGACCAGAATCAGAACCTGCCTGAACCTGTCACCCTCGTGCCAGCCCTCAATACTCTAAGCATCTAG
- the otud3 gene encoding OTU domain-containing protein 3 isoform X1 produces the protein MSRKQTGKPVRGNRKYDLERKRDERAARRALAKDRKNRPRGEDEGEEFVSFSNQLQALGLKLREIPGDGNCLFRALGDQLEGHSQNHLRLRQETVQYMMSHRQDFEPFVEDDVPFTQHLSNLSQPGTFAGNDAIVAFARSHQLKVVIHQLNAPLWEINGAEKPLCRELHIAYRYGDHYDSVRHIGDNSESPAHLRIENLNNSRQLGDGQRERQRAPSLSQLPSEDEEVILSSFLNSNSNSQSSCQSRPLLACPWDNSCSLSMLFLLFLTGQGENLCQSSATSHAEWLEPELRNQSSNVLCDSRTETRPLCQGMPTECSVNLSPPEGSTSHKPRISNKQRKEQQRLEKKKRQEERHRQKVLQGKTSHDQNQNLPEPVTLVPALNTLSI, from the exons ATGTCaaggaaacagacagggaaGCCAGTGCGTGGGAACAGAAAATATGATTTGGAGAGGAAGCGGGATGAGCGGGCTGCCCGCAGGGCACTGGCCAAAGACCGGAAGAATCGTCCGCGAGGAGAGGATGAAGGAGAGGAATTTGTCAGCTTCTCTAATCAGCTCCAGGCTCTTGGACTTAAATTAAGGGAGATTCCTGGAGAtgg GAACTGTTTGTTCCGTGCCCTTGGAGACCAACTGGAGGGACATTCCCAGAATCACCTACGTCTGCGTCAGGAAACTGTTCAGTACATGatgtcacacagacaggactTTGAGCCTTTTGTGGAAGACGACGTACCCTTCACACAGCATT TGTCAAACCTCTCACAGCCAGGCACGTTTGCTGGCAACGATGCGATTGTGGCCTTCGCACGAAGTCATCAGCTCAAAGTAGTTATCCATCAGCTGAATGCTCCACTATGGGAG ATAAATGGCGCGGAGAAGCCTCTTTGTCGAGAACTTCACATTGCATATCGCTATGGTGATCACTATGACAGCGTCCGGCATATCGGTGATAATTCTGAGAGCCCAGCACATTTACGCATTGAG AATCTGAATAATTCAAGACAGTTGGGTgatggtcagagagagagacagagagccccctccctctctcagttgCCCTCTGAGGATGAAGAAGTGATCTTAAGCTCCTTCCTGAACAGTAACTCCAACAGTCAGTCAAGCTGTCAATCACGCCCTCTGCTTGCATGCCCTTGGGATAACTCTTGCTCTTTgtcaatgctttttttgttgtttctcacAGGTCAAGGAGAGAATCTGTGTCAATCAAGTGCCACATCACATGCTGAATGGCTTGAGCCTGAGCTTAGGAACCAGTCATCTAATGTTCTCTGTGACTCAAGAACAGAGACACGCCCTCTGTGTCAAGGAATGCCAACAGAATGTAGTGTCAATCTTTCTCCACCAGAAGGCAGTACATCACACAAACCCAGG atttcaaacaaacaaaggaaagagcAGCAGcgtttggaaaaaaagaagagacaggaggagagacacagacaaaaggtCCTTCAGGGTAAAACATCACATGACCAGAATCAGAACCTGCCTGAACCTGTCACCCTCGTGCCAGCCCTCAATACTCTAAGCATCTAG
- the tmem240a gene encoding transmembrane protein 240, which yields MHMITTTMIFMILGASVVMAIACLMDMNALLDRFHNYILPHLRGEDRVCHCNCGRHHVHYVIPYDGDHSLVDSSENYFVSDSVTKQEMDLMLGLLLGFCISWLLLWLDGALHCAVRAWRASRYYDTPSWSWLPQFCNLRDLRRRAQLRQLEDSSGNMVHIKQKLYHNGHPSPRHL from the exons ATGCATATGATCACAACCACCATGATTTTTATGATCCTTGGTGCTTCAGTTGTAATG GCGATAGCGTGTTTAATGGACATGAACGCACTACTGGATCGCTTTCACAACTACATCTTACCGCATTTGAGAGGAGAGGACCGCGTCTGTCATTGCAACTGTGGAAG ACATCATGTCCACTATGTAATTCCATACGATGGTGACCATTCTCTGGTGGACTCGTCAGAGAACTACtttgtgagtgacagtgtgacCAAACAGGAGATGGACCTCATGCTGGGGCTGTTGCTGGGATTCTGTATCAGCTGGTTGTTGTTATGGCTGGATGGAGCCCTGCATTGTGCCGTGAGGGCCTGGAGAGCCAGTCGCTACTATG ACACCCCGTCTTGGTCCTGGTTGCCACAGTTCTGTAATCTACGGGATCTCCGTAGACGTGCGCAGCTACGACAGCTGGAGGACTCCAGTGGAAACATGGTGCACATTAAACAGAAGCTCTACCATAACGGTCATCCCAGCCCCCGTCACCTCTGA
- the LOC115808303 gene encoding succinate dehydrogenase [ubiquinone] iron-sulfur subunit, mitochondrial-like produces the protein MSVACTSFGRSALALRNSGLMVTVRYAQTAAAPAAEPRLKKFQIYRWDPDTPGDKPRMQTYEIDLNTCGPMVLDALIKIKNEMDPTLTFRRSCREGICGSCAMNINGGNTLACLNKIDTNTSKVTKIYPLPHMYVVKDLVPDMSNFYAQYKSIEPYLKKKDETQQGKEQYLQTIEDRQKLDGLYECILCACCSTSCPSYWWNGDKYLGPAVLMQAYRWMIDSRDEFTEERLSKLQDPFSLYRCHTIMNCTKTCPKGLNPGKAIAEIKKMMATYKEKRSSAS, from the exons ATGTCGGTCGCTTGTACATCCTTTGGACGCAGCGCTCTAGCGCTTCGTAATTCTGGCTTAATGGTG acGGTACGATATGCCCAAACCGCAGCTGCTCCTGCAGCAGAGCCAAGGTTGAAGAAGTTTCAGATTTATCGGTGGGACCCTGACACACCCGGTGACAAGCCTCGCATGCAGACCTATGAGATTGATCTCAATAC GTGTGGCCCTATGGTGCTGGATGCACTCATTaaaatcaaaaatgaaatggaCCCAACTCTCACCTTCAGACGTTCATGCAGAGAGG GGATCTGTGGCTCGTGTGCCATGAACATCAATGGGGGTAACACCTTAGCCTGCTTGAATAAAATTGATACAAATACCAGCAAGGTTACCAAGATTTACCCTCTGCCACACATGTATGTTGTCAAAGACCTTGTCCCT GACATGAGTAACTTCTATGCACAATACAAGTCCATTGAGCCTTACCTAAAGAAAAAGGATGAAACGCAGCAAGGAAAAGAGCAGTACCTCCAGACAATCgaagacagacaaaaactg GATGGCCTATATGAGTGCATCCTTTGTGCCTGCTGCAGCACCAGTTGTCCCAGTTACTGGTGGAATGGTGATAAGTACCTTGGCCCAGCTGTGCtcatgcag GCATATCGGTGGATGATTGACTCCAGGGATGAGTTCACAGAGGAGAGACTCTCTAAGTTACAAGACCCTTTTTCCCTCTACCGCTGTCACACCATTATGAACTGCACAAAGACCTGCCCTAAG GGACTCAATCCTGGGAAGGCTATTGCAGAGATTAAGAAGATGATGGCAACCTACAAAGAGAAGAGATCATCTGCATCGTaa